The Humulus lupulus chromosome 4, drHumLupu1.1, whole genome shotgun sequence genome has a window encoding:
- the LOC133832755 gene encoding uncharacterized protein LOC133832755, whose translation MTESRSSIRNLEMQVGQLGNMLNTRPEGNFPSNTVVNPKEQCQAITLRSGKEIEGPSLKGTQEKKAEEEESCEKVEPQVEEKVTEGLATKEKIQLVVVDSNLHINILFVEALEQMPSYVKFMKEILSKKRRLEDFETVALTEEWKFECKHALCDLGASINLMPLSIFRKLGLGEAKPTTITLQLADRSIKHPRGVIEDVLVKVDKFIFPADFIVLVMEEDATIPIILGRPFLATGRALIDVQKGELKLRVQNEEVTFNVFEATDIPTCCRVDVVCSGGSSLETTKRKTNAKISS comes from the exons ATGACTGAGAGTAGATCCTCCATCAGAAATTTGGAGATGCAAGTGGGGCAGTTGGGCAATATGTTGAATACTAGGCCTGAAGGGAATTTTCCTAGCAATACCGTGGTGAATCCTAAGGAGCAGTGTCAAGCTATCACTTTGAGGAGCGGGAAAGAAATTGAGGGTCCTTCTCTAAAAGGGACTCAAGAAAAAAAGGCAGAAGAAGAGGAGAGTTGTGAGAAAGTTGAGCCCCAAGTGGAGGAAAAGGTTACTGAAGGCCTTGCAACCAAAGAGAAGATTCAACTGGTAGTTGTTGATTCTAAT cttcaCATTAACATCCTATTTGTTGAGGCTTTGGagcaaatgccaagttatgtgaaattcatgaaagagATTTTATCAAAGAAACGGAGGTTGGAGGACTTTGAGACAGTAGCACTTActgaagagt GGAAATTTGAATGCAAACATGCTCTTTgtgatcttggagcaagtatcaaTCTCATGCCTCTATCTATATTTCGGAAGCTTGGTCTTGGTGAGGCAAAGCCTACTactattactcttcagcttgcaGATCGATCAATCAAGCACCCAAGGGGAGTTATTGAAGATGTGCTAGTCAAGGTAGATAAGTTTATTTTTCCAGCGGATTTCATTGTTCTAGTTATGGAGGAAGATGCAACCATTCCCATTATTTTGGGAAGACCATTCTTAGCCACAGGGAGAGCACTAATTGATGTACAAAAGGGGGAGTTGAAGCTGCGAGTGCAAAACgaagaggtaacatttaatgtttttgaaGCAACTGatattccaacttgttgtagagtggATGTGGtatgtagtggtggtagtagtttggaaaccaccaagagaaaaacaAATGCTAAAATTTCTAGTTGA